ATTTTGCCCCAGCAGCTCTCCATTTACTATCCTGTGGGGGAAATGGTCACTCTGCTGGCCCCAGTTAGGTGGTACTTTAGTGGTTCGCATGTTGAGATGCTGTTGCATCTGCTGGGATAGCTGGACAATGGGAGTGTGCTCCATTATTGGAGGCTTGGAGGGACGAAACTGCATTTGCACACTAGTATCAAGATTATTTTCTGATAATGAAACTGGTGTGGAGGTTGCTGTGGTAGTGCTAGGAGGCACCTGTCCTCCATGTACTGTGGAATCAGTCCTTCCTTCTATCGAGTCATAGATATAAGAGAGAATCTCATCGTTTGTCAGCAGATCATCCAAAGTGGGCACGTGCTCAGGGTCCATCTCAACTCTGATCATACGCTCATCTAGCAGCAGCAACTCCAGGTCCTCAGCACTCAGGCCCAGCCCTTCCAGAGCTCCAAACAGCTCGCTGTTTGAGTAACTCCTCTCTTCTGCATCCATAACCCCCTGGCCCTCCAAAGAGAGCGAGTCCAAAGTAGCCAGCAGTGGGTCAAAGCTGGTACCTGGTTCTGTGATACCTGAACCTACAACACCATTAGCAGGTTCATTCCAGCTTCTGTGCAGGCTGGAGGGTTCACCTTCAGAGAAACTAATGTGCTCTGCAAAGAAGCTGCTGTGAAATGACAGTTTGGGCTCCACAGCTGGCTGGCAAACATACACAGACTCATCCTGACTCATGAGTGCCCCAAGAAGGGAGCCCGGGTCCAGACCATCCGTCAGCAGCTTATCAGTCCGGTTCTTCTTTGACTTGCTAAAATTTTTTACACAGCTTCCATCTCTAAAGCCTGCGATGGGATGATTGGACTGATAGAGCAGGGCTTCTCCTGTAGCATACGTAAAGGGTAGATGCATAGAACGCTTACGCAAATGTTCTCCTCCTTCTTCATCTCTATAAACACAGAAGACATCATTGTCAGGACTTCTCCGTGCAGTCTTTTTTAACAACTAAAAAATGCAAACGTATGGGTTTGAAGGGAAGGAGCATGGATATCTAAATGGTTTGATTCAGTGTATTACTCGAGACAAATGACCAAATGAGATTTGTACATAGACAGGTACTTACAAAAGAGGCCTCTGGGTGGCGATGATGTAATCTGGTTTCCCATTCTTATACACCAGCCGGGCATTGGCCTGGACCCACTTCCACTGGTTTTCCTTAGTCAGGAGTCTGAACACAGTCAGACCACTCTCTCCAGTCTTCATCACTGTAAACATTGAACAGAAAAACTGTTACTCAGAGATAACCTCTTTCCACTATGACAGTCTAAATCTACATAACACTTTGAAGTTTTGCACACTAGCATTAAATGCCAAATGCCATTAAaggtatttattttaaatgtgatttCCCGGAAATGAGTTTCCACCGAAAGTTGTCACAAATTATCCACGCATCTGTGTCCTGCCAGGCTGGACAGGGTGGCAGTGGACTCATTTCACCTTTACTAGTGGGTTAGGGTCAGGCACAAAGACAGTTAATCATGGTCAGTAAGATATCTGTCCACTGAAGTGCACGTGGTGGTGCTGCTCTATGGATCATCTCTGATGCTTTGCCCTATCCTCTCTTCAGGCAGCTCTGCAGCTTTGCTCAATCTGTTTACTAATCCCACAGGATTACTTACAAAAGCTGTCTGAACTCTTTGACCAGACCAAACGTCATCAGCACAGGATTTCCTGTACATACTCAGGTTGTTCAGTAGCACAAACTTTTttggtgtgaatgtttaggcaCCTGCAGTCAACTTTGGTTTAGTGTTTTTCACAGCCTGCTGAGTCGAGAGCTGTGTTTCAATCAAGACTAAAATCCTGGACTCTACCCTGTTCTCTATATAGTTTAACAATGACATATAACTTTACTTCTCTGTACAAACTCAATAATCTTACATAATAAACATCAATGACTGTCTAGCTTCTGTTACTAATTGGATCTCTCAAAATTTGATCCACCCCAACCTTGCCAAGGCTGAGATCTGTGAGATTAGCTTTCCTGCTAAGGAGATCATTCCCTGCCAGCATCGGGCTGCTGTAATGAATTCTGGGATTGCTTTTCACCAGCACGTTAAATTTGAGTCATTCAGTCTTTTACTTTAATTCATAAATATTGCAAACATTATTATAAAAAGTTATTGTCCTGGAACTTCTAGTGCACAAAATTTTCATAATTGGTCTAGTTCAACTCCCACTTCACGTTTATTACTCGGTGCTTCCAAAGTAACTGGCAGGGACCAGGCTGCTAACAAAAGGATTCATGTTCCTCTTGAGCTGCTTCTCTAGACTCCAGGTAGACTCAAAAACCACTTAAAAATGAGAGGTTTAATTTGAATTGTAAATATGGCATCACCTGgctggtctgtgtgtgtatcagaaCTGCTGAGAGCTTTTTTAGCTGCTGGCTTTTATGATTTCCCTCTAGAGAGACCACACATGAAGGACATCCAATACTACAAAGCTACAAAACACATGTGTGCAGCTTGGCTTTGCAAGTTACTGGTAGGGTCGCTATATTTCACAGTTTAGCACATTATTCATTTAGTGACATCTGATAATATTTTAGAATTTAGTTGAAcattaagttatttatttatttttagcatttattattttatggcAGGGCAGTGGAGCAGACAGCAGAGGAGGGGTAGAGAGGAAAAACATGCAGTATATGGATCGCCTGCTCAACCCACTGTGGTGTGCTGCTGACCTGATTCTAGAATAATTTTAGGAAGTCAGACTTTGGATCTGTATTCAAACGGCTCATCGACGCCAGGCTGCGAGAAATTGTCACAGTAACGCCCAACCGGTGTGGCTTCGTCAAAGGATGCGGCACAATAGATGCCATCCATGCCGCCCGCCTGCTGTTGGAGAAGCACCAAGAGGAGACCAAGACCATCCATATGGCCTTCCTCGACCTGGAAAAGGCTTTTGACCAAGTCCCTCATGACCTGCTCTGACACTCTCTGCGATCACACGGGGTCCCAGAGGCCTACGTCGATTGGATCAAGCTCTTGTACAAAAACGTGACCAGCACAGTCAGAAGCCCAGTGAGAACATCACCACCTTTCAACATCACCGTGGGTGTTCACCAAGGCTCCGCCCTGTCCCCGCTTCTCTTCATCCTCTGCATTGACACCGTGACCGCTGACCTCCAAGCACCCCACCCTTGGACACTCCTCTATGCTTGACGATGTCTTCCTCGCAGATGAATCCCGAATGGAGCTGCAACACCAAACGCAGCAATGGAAGACACGCCTGAGTGAGTACAGGCCTAGGTTGAACACCAAGAAGACTGAGTACTTAGAAGCCGGCCCCCAAACCGATGGCACCATTAGTGTCGATGGAGAAGACCTGGCGTATGTCACTTCAAGTACCTCAGATCAATGATCAGCAACAACGGCGACATCCTGCCAAACGTACGAGCCAGGATTAATGCGACCTGGATGAAGTGGTGCCAAGTCACTGGTGTCCTGTGTGACCGACGAATGCCCGACCGCCTCAAGTTGAAGATCTACAGGAACGTAGTGCGCCCTGTGGCCCTTTATGGATCAGAGTGTTGGCCGGCCACTGCCAAGCACAGCTTACATTTTCACATCATGAGGGCAACATACAGACACGTGCTGAGAACTCAGGCTTCAGACTGTTTTACACAATTTCATAAAACTTGTTGTTTCCTACTATTGGCTCAGTGAGCGTGTAATTCCTGATATTATCCTTGCAGCCACACAGCTCTGGTAATGaccacagaagccccacccacctgctgatCAAAACTTCTGTTTATACAAGGCAACAAATCAGAAGAACGCCTCGCAGAGGATGGAAATGAGGGATTTTCAGGCAAGGCACAGGGCACAAGTATTCAGCCCCATCTTTGAATGAACTAGACTGTTTTGGCTGACAGTTGGTTTTTGGTTACTTACTTCTGACATGGTTCTCTGCACAGTACAACATATCTGCGGCGTGGATGAACTGATAGCCAGAGCCCCTCACCCGCAACTCAGCCTCCGTGTACCCCAGCACTATCTTCCCCCTGTACAAAAAACGACCAGAATTACCTTGGACAGTTGCTTACAGTTCATTCCGTATGTCATGAATGCTTTgtaaagaaagcaaaaacaaaacaaaaaactatagTATTGTATTTTAGTACAGTCACCCTGTGAAACTTCTACCAGTGTGATGTTGTTTtagttttctgcatttttctaaaaataaataacctcCCATCTGTCTGACTTACCCAAAGATCTCATGAAGGAGGATACATATGATCAAAACACATACAACACAACTAAACTTACGCATAACCCGTATGTGGTTTGTCAGCGGTCTGCTAGATTTCTTTGTCTCACTTTGAAACGCCAAAATCGCGCAACAGAAAATGAGCGATGTCACCTGTAATCTAACATCCAATGAAAATGCTCCACTTTAGCATGTGGCTAATACAAATCTCAAACCTAATTTTACCTCCTATCCCTAACTTTGTTtgctgaacaaacaaacaaacaaaaatcagatGTGAGGTATCTCAGTCGAATACAAAgtactgaaatgtatttttactttGCGTCACAGGCCATGGGGGTGAAGTCCAGCTTGTGTTTGGTTCTAAAGATCATGTTCTTGGTTCTGATCTCTAGAATGGATGGAGGCTGAAGAGGAGTCGCAATAGCGAATAATGCAAGCAGCGGTGCAGCTTTCCCTCCGTTTTCTTGCCACTGGTTCTGCCCATGCAAGAACTTCAGCCTTCCCTGGATATTCAAAGCCTGGAAGTAAGCAAAAGAACTAGTTATCCTTCTGGTAATGTATGTGACTTTGTATTTGTATTAGTAGATATACTATTTTTATAACCTGTGACTACTACAGGTAACTGTAAAGATGGATCTTTGAGGAAAAACCTCAGTGAAGGTGGGAGTTAGCAGGCATGGGAACATGAAAACAGGTAGCAGATGACTCTGATAAAAGTTTGGATCCTTTTCTGGGAAAATGAAGCTCAGAAAACTAGAGATGATCATCTATCAGTTTGAATGTTAGTGATCATAAAGAGCCACATCCACAGCACCCAGTGCGCAAAATATAAAATTGCAGTAGAAAGTGCTTAGAGTGTTCAGTTAGAGCTGAAAAGTACTACATAAATACGTGTTCATGTCTTTAACTCACCAGGTATATAAAAATACACAGATACACTCCTACGATAGATGTCTACGTGCAGAGAACAGGGATGTCAAGTCCAGCGTGTTAAGCGTGTGTCATGTGTTAGCTctggtaaaaatataaaatgtcacGTACCAGAAAACCAGAAGAGTTGTCCAAGAGGCAGCGAAAGCGACACACAAAGCTTCTCTCCAGGAAGGACGAGTTCTCCGGAGGCAGGTGTTCCGGGTTGTAGGAGACCACAGATGAGCTACTGTCAAATTCCATctctataaaaagcaaaaatctgtGTGGGCAAAGCTACTAATACTTCCATGTGTCGGGTGTGTTTGTAATGCAGTGATTCTTGAAGGTCTGAATGGGCattaaatattgattttcaaCCGGGCCCCTTGGGCACAGAGATTTTTCAAGATtctcaacattttttaaaatgacataaGGTACTTTGGATGATGAGATACTCAAAGTGTTGGCAATTTTATAGTGGAGAATGTGCAGTTTTTGGCAATCTGGAGAACGTCCGCTCATCTTCTGAGAAACTCTACCTCCCTAAGATACGACCTGTTCATTCAACAGGTTCATTTAAATGTTCCTCCAGCGTTGCTTTTTCCTCACTCAACTTTTTGAGACATATCAAATTCAACATGAGTTGTTACAATGTAGCAAACTGTCCTGGTTTAaatatttgatatgttttcagAAATGTGTTCCTGAGATTTGCAAATGATTTAAAGAAGAGAGTGCAAACAGTTTCTCATAGTCCGTAGGTTGTGTCAGGGCCGCGGGTCTTAAACAGAGTGCTAACACATAACACATAAGCATCTTAAAACCCGAACACAGATCTGGGACCACTTCACCTCATAAGCCACAGTGAAGATTACAGGGTCATGTGATCTGACCTGAGGCTGTTCTTACAGCTTAAACTGCGTGTACTTAACTATCTGATACTGACATCCAAATGTTTATGGTTGTGTTCATGTGGACTGCAGTGGAAGGTCAAAAACACAGACTTTACTATTTCATATTTGAGTCTTTAAGAAGAAATGTCATCATCTCTGGTACTCAGTTAGATGATGGCAAAGATAATATTGAAAGATCTgtagaatctggagaaatctttGGGTCCCACACTGTAACAGACACAATGCTGTTGAAATAACTCTCAGGGTTGAGACAGCTGCAAAGGTAAGTTAAAACTTACCaagcaaagacagaaaaaaagataaacaagGTTGAGAAACTGGGAAAAAACTTTGAGGGTAGAGGACTCTGTAGTAAAGGAGTGTGGGTGCTGAACTATCATACAGGAATAAAAGCAGGTGTGAGGTGAGATCACCTTTGGGGGATGTTGGAGCAGGAGGATTCAAAGCCCAGTCCAGGTTTCTTCTGAGCTCCTGCTGGTCCTCCGTGTGGACCAGTTCATACACACTCTGGTGCATGACATCAgtctgagagagaaaaagagacctTTTTAAGCTTTTTGTAGACGTAACCTGATtataattctttattttttccttgaCCTCACTGTTTGTTGATCTGTTGACATGCAACAGTGTTGGTAGTGTGTAAAGACTGTAGGCTGTGTGAGTCTGACTATGTGAAGTGATCTGAATGTGAATctatgctgctgctgttgtaaaCATCTGTTGTGCCTCGTCATAGTAATTACATGGAGACTAGCGTCTTCACTGAGTAACACAGTTAATGCTAACAGTAAACTAAAAGGACACATTAGGTAATGGTAATGGTTTTAACTTTTGTCTAAGAGAAGAATAAAACAAACTAGCTTATACTTTGTGTGCGGTCGACACAGCACTTCTTTTAAACAGGGTTCCTTGTTTTCTATAATATAGAACCCTGATTATATGCCACAGATGCATTTTTATAGTCACAGAAGTTCTGCTATTAGTTATAATAAAGGTGCAAGCTCCACCTGTACATAGTGCTTAAAAGCTGGATGTAACACTGTCCAATGAGTGCGAGCGGTGGTGCAGAGACGTGCTGTGCACTGCAGGATGCTGTTGTGGCCGCTGGTTTCTACAAAAGGCCAAGCTATAAATAGGTCTTTCTGCAGCTGTCTGAGCCTGTGACCCTAGCATGCAGGGACTAGACCAGTGGATCGACGCAGACCCCCGTGTTGCTCCCGCCAGTTGTTGCACGCAAGCAATGCATTTATCAGCTGATGAAGCAGAGCCTCTAACGCCTCTGTCTGTGGACTAGTAAAATTACTACTTTTGTATTTcaatacaatataaaatatcaaataaatcGTTAGGACCCGGGGCCTACTTAATGCCAACATGTCACAATGACACCCATTTAGAACCTGTCACCTCCCTAAATGCTAAGCTACTCTGGCTTCTGGTTCTCATTAGTGAGGAATGACAACTAATGGATGTAATTAGAGTGAAAAACAGACTAATACCTGATGGAAGCCCAGGTAGTCCTGAATGGTGTGAGAGGAGTAGAAGATGGTCCCACTGGCAGTGATAACCAGGATGAATCCATTGAGAGCCTGTTAAAGCACGAGGACAGACAGTGACATGATTCATTACTTTGCTTTCATCCGTGTGCTGATACAGGCCGCAGTAGTTGACTGTCATCATCcagattcagtaaaaggactagatgttacagtccctgataatgcattgctttaaatggagaaaatctcaggggatggctgttatgaggaaaagcagcccagaaactttaccagcgccacacatcgttgtgtgcctcaactttcgtTCTTTTACCTAAGCTAGTCTGCCATttttccttggttaggtttagggattagagatctgatctaaattatcatattaaaatttgggacatCATCAGTAGTGGACCTACTGACCTAAAGACATAATGATAATGATGTGGCCTACTTTAATTAGAGGACATAAATTGACGAACAGCAGGTGCAACAATATGTtatatttttccctttttgttcaTTTCCATATGTGTAAAAATGATTATAGTCACTGAAAAGATGACCGCATCCTCATTTTCATCTAACAACATTTTTGTCAGACAATGGGAGACGAAATAAACGTGGATCTGAGGTTGTGGTTTGGGGGGGCTCTGTGAGGACTGGTGCTGGCTCTCTGGCTGTGCAGACCTCCAAAGAAACTGTCCTGCATGAGGAGCAATGACTGAGTGTGACAACAGTCTTGAAGATTACAGTGAATATACACTATATTGAAAAAAGTACAGTATTAGAATcgagaatagaatagaatagaataatcctttaattgtcccacaaggggaaatttggttgtaacagcagcaagaaaaacacatatacaaacaaacagaacacaggacacagaacagaaacatacacattttttttacacattcacATCAAGGTCAATAGTTAGCTTGTTAGCAGAAAAGCTAAATATTAGCTTGTCTGCATTCACAAACATTCAAACCTAAGATATGCTGTTGTTAATTGATAGTTTTTAATATGAtgtttgcagctataacagtgAGAATTTGCTTCTGGGCAGGATTTCCAGTTTTTGGCTCGTGgtatcccaaaggtgttctgggTTAAGGTCATGACTCTGCGTTAGCCAGTCAGAATGAGGAGTGGGGTTTTTTCTAGGGATGGACAGATCCGATGTACAGTATCGGTCCGatcctgacctaaattactggatcggatatcgggaagaaataaaaaatgtaaccaagccattaaatatcacaaaagcacctcacaaaacttgcgacatggcgtaacccAGGTAGTGACCTCagcacgtcggagcattttGCGTCACatgattagggatgggtaccggttctgacataaacggtagtaaccagaccgaaaagcagcgcacatttcggtgctttatttcagtgcttttttttttcctgagatgtcatacactttggattctagccaatcattttacctttccaaagatagtaggcgggcccaggtacgtacgttcttttagagcagagctacagattaaaaatgcccaaggcgaagcgctcaaaagtctggctgtacttcacagcaaaagatgcaaactcagcagcctgcaacaagtgctttaagctgatactgtgcaaaggaggtaacacctcgaatctgatgaaacacctggcgacgcatagcgtttttttaaaagctaagaaatgcaccgtatttgatagcttgctgcgagaccgcacaccgagcacatctactgcgggtgtggtgcctgttatcggagccggagttagcaacatcccccaagaacccgaagaggagagtcctggcccctagccctgtcagtgtagcagaaatgatgacggatgatgatggcagcagcagccattctcctctgcatgagtagcttcatgttgttcatgtgtaatttacgttgagtaggctaaccacattattacattaatgcatgtaaggtgaactagcaaacaccgtcgtagttacatgcggctgtcttcttgtttgatagagtgataccatatatgccctatagctgcagaaaaggctaacattgttatcattttacaaaaaaaacagctaaacaagagaggttttaggacaaagtttgtgttctccattgtttaagcaccggttccaaCCAAAGGAGGTGTGTTGTATCAACAGAAAAGGCTAAGTTGGACTTTTTTGGTtcccacaaagatatgaatacaagctcactcacgcacacacacacgcacgcacacgcacacctGGAGGAGTGAGTGTTGCATGGCATGGAGACACTCTGACACTCTGATAGCACACCGGTGACACACTCCAATGAGCTGCCTCGCTTCCTTCACAGTGAGCATAAACTGGACGACACAAAGAGTTCAGTGTCTGAACTCCTCAGCTTTCCAAATCATCCAAAATGAGGCCATTTTTCTTAATACCAGTTAGCACCTCATGGTATCATTAACCTCCGAGCTGTAAAGGGTTTACTTCAGGCGTCATCTGTTTACTTCTTGGTTTCCAGACTAAAACCAGTCAGCCTGCGTCCTGTGTTGTCTTAGCTGTTGTGTGAACCttcattgtgtttattattaacatTACCTAAAAGGGAAAAGTAGCACAATTACTAATTTCTGCCATATTTCCTCCATTCTCTCAGTTTGAATAATTGATTGGCTCCTCTATAATTCACTACCATCTGATGTG
This DNA window, taken from Oreochromis niloticus isolate F11D_XX linkage group LG16, O_niloticus_UMD_NMBU, whole genome shotgun sequence, encodes the following:
- the LOC100711615 gene encoding aryl hydrocarbon receptor, with translation MYAGRKRRKPVQRVVKQPPTEGSKSNPSKRHRDRLNGELEQLASLLPFPEEVTASLDKLSILRLSVSYLRAKSFFSVALNNRNGMKDGHNNTKIPEGELLLQALNGFILVITASGTIFYSSHTIQDYLGFHQTDVMHQSVYELVHTEDQQELRRNLDWALNPPAPTSPKEMEFDSSSSVVSYNPEHLPPENSSFLERSFVCRFRCLLDNSSGFLALNIQGRLKFLHGQNQWQENGGKAAPLLALFAIATPLQPPSILEIRTKNMIFRTKHKLDFTPMACDAKGKIVLGYTEAELRVRGSGYQFIHAADMLYCAENHVRMMKTGESGLTVFRLLTKENQWKWVQANARLVYKNGKPDYIIATQRPLLDEEGGEHLRKRSMHLPFTYATGEALLYQSNHPIAGFRDGSCVKNFSKSKKNRTDKLLTDGLDPGSLLGALMSQDESVYVCQPAVEPKLSFHSSFFAEHISFSEGEPSSLHRSWNEPANGVVGSGITEPGTSFDPLLATLDSLSLEGQGVMDAEERSYSNSELFGALEGLGLSAEDLELLLLDERMIRVEMDPEHVPTLDDLLTNDEILSYIYDSIEGRTDSTVHGGQVPPSTTTATSTPVSLSENNLDTSVQMQFRPSKPPIMEHTPIVQLSQQMQQHLNMRTTKVPPNWGQQSDHFPHRIVNGELLGQNQSIGNGQWTAQDILVPAEIELKQLTTQQTTFTDKASNLNSKLHQHYLQQEQQPRTQKQLSQQCHAKQTAANLDGRCGLSSPEHSAEKMPWQNYSFSENLGSSFCIDNSQNALTNTSLESCSDYNKPTMDSVDYTVSGSGLLERSAEQQGAECTVASFRGMNHKSHTEEIPGPLFEVISSLSQCPPSTSSLEQILRVGKPCCQLDHFGMVTSEILDDPSHSKMENGCVLNSTYPGGCALPNRNGSVPPTIQVPSPETLPTLPDPPATGFYL